Genomic segment of Sphingopyxis sp. QXT-31:
AACAGGTGACGTCGGGCCTGCTCGCGCTCACGCTGCAGGCCATGGGCACCCCGGCGCGCAGCTGGCTCGGCTGGCAGCTCCCGATCCGCACCGAGGAGGCCCACGCGCGCGCGCGGATCGCCGACATCGACACCGGCGCGCTCGGCGCCGCGATGGCGAAGGGCGAGGTCGCGGTCATTCCCGGCTTCCAGGGCATGATGGACGACGGCCGCGTCTCGACATTGGGCCGCGGCGGCTCGGACACCAGCGCCGTTGCCGTGGCGGCGGCGCTCAAGGCCGACCGCTGCGACATCTACACCGACGTCGACGGCGTCTACACCACCGACCCGCGCATCGTCGCGCGCGCGCGCAAGCTCGACTATGTCACCTATGAGGAAATGCTCGAACTCGCGAGCGTCGGCGCCAAGGTGCTCCAGACGCGCTCGGTCGGCCTCGCGATGAAAGAGGGTGTGCGCGTGCAGGTGCTCTCCAGCTTCGTCGAGGGCGACGAAGCGCCCAAAAAAGGCACGATGATCGTCAGCGACGAGGAAATAGAGGAACATCAGATGGAACGGCAGCTGATCACCGGCATCGCCCACGACAAGAATGAAGCGAAGATCATCGTCACCCGCGTGCCCGACAAGCCGGGCGCGGTGGCGAACATCTTCGGCCCGCTCGCCTCCGCCGGGATCAACGTCGACATGATCATCCAGAACGTCGGCCGCGAAAAGGGCGAGACCGACGTGACCTTCACCGTCCCCGGCACCGACTTGCTCCGCTCGATCGACCTGCTCGAAGGCGCGAAGGACAAGATCGGCTTCAACCGCATCATCAGCGACGACAAGATCGCCAAGATCAGCGTCGTCGGCGTCGGCATGAAGAGCCATGCGGGCGTTGCGAGCACCATGTTCCGCGCGCTCGCCGACCGCGGCATCAACATCCAGGCGATTTCGACCAGCGAGATCAAGGTCAGCGTGCTGATCGACGAGGACGAGACCGAACTCGCGGTGCGCGTGCTGCACACGGCCTACGGGCTCGACGCCGAATAAGCCCAAGGTTCCGCGGGCGTTCAGTTCCAGTCGCGCGCCAGGAACCGTTCCTTCGCGCCGCCGAGCACGGCGACGGCGCGCTCGATATTGCGCTGCCGCGCCGCGTCCGATTTCAGATTGGCGAGATAGCGCAATATCTCTTTCTGCAGGCTGGGCGATAGGCCGTCCCATCGGGCTTTGATCGACGGATCGGCGTCAAGGCGCGCCGCGAATTCTGGCAGCATGTCGTGCTGCGGACCGCCCCGATACGCCGCATCGAACACGACCGACACCGCGACCATGTCGCCCACGTCGGTGCCCGACGCCTTGCGCACCACGCCGTCGAGATAGAGATAGAAGCTGCCGTCGCCCGCCGGCATCATATTGACGCGCCGCGCCTGGTCGGGCTGGCCGTTGACTTGGACCAGCACGGGCATCGGCTTTTTCCAGCCAGCCTTGATCCGCTCCGCCCGCGCGCCGCTCACCGGCACATAGGGATTAATGCCTCTAAGCGCGATCTTCGCTCTGAAATCCATCCCCGACCCGTAGCAGCGATCAGGACGGCGTGACCACAGGCGCCGCGCCGATATCGGTCTCTTGGCGGCGCAACCGCGCCTGGCCGATGAAATGCACCACCGCGATATGGATCGCGAACAGCCCGAATTTCGAAGCCAGCGGAAACACGCCGATGAACAGCGGCCACCACTGGGTGAAGAAGAGCGCGATCACCAGGTTGAGCCCCGCGCTCGCGAACATCAGCGCCGCCCAGATCTGGCCGAAGCGGTCCATGACATCGCCGACCAGTGCCATCTGCTCGGGCAGGATTTAACGGCTGAGCCAGCCCTTGCGCAGCATCACCGTGCCGACGATCAGATAGACCACGGTCGGCTTCGCCATCACGAAGCGCGGGTCGCCGGTCAGCAAGGTCGCCGCGGCCGTGAACAGCACCGAGGCGAGGCTGATCCACTGCAGCGCCGCGGCCTGGTGCCCGCGCGCAAGCGCGTATCCGACCACCGCGACGGCGACGAGCGTACCGGCAACGACCGCGGGAACGATGCCTGCGCCCGCGGCGAGCAGGACGGCGAAGGTGATGATACCGAGCGAATCGAACAGCATCGGGCCGAGCGCATAGAGCAGTGTGCGCATGATCGTCCTTTCAGGGACTCAATGTTACCGTCGTAAACATTGCATGCGAATCGCACCCGGGTCAAGCAGAAATTTACATTGTTAACATTGGCGGGGATTAACCGCAGCCGGCGCGCGGCGAACCGAGCCTCAATTACGCAGCCGTACCTTCGCGGTCACCGACAGGCCGGGACGCAGCTGTGCCAGCGCCGCCTGCCCCGGATCGAGCCGGATTCGCACGCCGACGCGCTGGACGATCTTGGTGAAATTGCCCGACCCGGGCTCGAAGGGCAGCAGGGTGAACTCGCTCCCCGACCCCGGCGCGAGGCTGTCGACCGTGCCCGCCAGCGTCTCGCCAAGCGCATCGACATAGACTTCGGCCTTCTGTCCCGGCCGCATCGCGTGCGTCTGCGTTTCCTTGAAATTGGCGACCACATAGATCGCCCGCACCGGCACAACCGACAGCAGCCGCGTGCCCGGCTGGACGAAGTCGCCGACCTGCACCTGCCGGTTTCCGACAACCCCGGCGATCGGCGCCCGCACGACGGTATGCCCGCGGTCCTGCCTAGCGAGCGCCAGCGCCGCACGCGCCTTCAACGCCTCGGCCTCGGCCGCTTGCACCTCAGCCAGCAGCACCGGCCGCCGCGCGCGCGTCACCGCGGCCTGTTCGTAGCTCGCCCCCCAATCGGCGCGCGAGCGCCGCGCCGCCGACGCCGCGCCGACCGCAGTCGCGCGCACCTGGTCGGCGTCGCGCCGCGTCACGAAACCATCGACGAGCAAGGTGTCGTAGCGCTTGAGGTCGGCCGCCGCGCGCACCGACTCCGCATCGGCCGCGGCGATCTCCGTCCCCACCGCGCGGATCTGTGCCGCGGCGAGCCGCTCGTCGGCGCCGAGCGCGGCGA
This window contains:
- a CDS encoding aspartate kinase, with amino-acid sequence MARIVMKFGGTSMAGTERIRTVAKLVAREVAQGNEVAVVVAAMAGETDRLVNFCREANPRYDPAEYDVVVAAGEQVTSGLLALTLQAMGTPARSWLGWQLPIRTEEAHARARIADIDTGALGAAMAKGEVAVIPGFQGMMDDGRVSTLGRGGSDTSAVAVAAALKADRCDIYTDVDGVYTTDPRIVARARKLDYVTYEEMLELASVGAKVLQTRSVGLAMKEGVRVQVLSSFVEGDEAPKKGTMIVSDEEIEEHQMERQLITGIAHDKNEAKIIVTRVPDKPGAVANIFGPLASAGINVDMIIQNVGREKGETDVTFTVPGTDLLRSIDLLEGAKDKIGFNRIISDDKIAKISVVGVGMKSHAGVASTMFRALADRGINIQAISTSEIKVSVLIDEDETELAVRVLHTAYGLDAE
- a CDS encoding YdeI/OmpD-associated family protein, with product MDFRAKIALRGINPYVPVSGARAERIKAGWKKPMPVLVQVNGQPDQARRVNMMPAGDGSFYLYLDGVVRKASGTDVGDMVAVSVVFDAAYRGGPQHDMLPEFAARLDADPSIKARWDGLSPSLQKEILRYLANLKSDAARQRNIERAVAVLGGAKERFLARDWN
- a CDS encoding septation protein IspZ, which encodes MRTLLYALGPMLFDSLGIITFAVLLAAGAGIVPAVVAGTLVAVAVVGYALARGHQAAALQWISLASVLFTAAATLLTGDPRFVMAKPTVVYLIVGTVMLRKGWLSR
- a CDS encoding HlyD family secretion protein: MNAQTAIAADAPVEAPAKRRFALPKKAWKVGLIALAVAAVGVWWLTSPRTAESTDNAYLQADSSNVAPKVGGLVAAVLVRDNQAVKAGDPLVRIDAEDYDARLQAAEAAVADADAGVATARAALAALGADERLAAAQIRAVGTEIAAADAESVRAAADLKRYDTLLVDGFVTRRDADQVRATAVGAASAARRSRADWGASYEQAAVTRARRPVLLAEVQAAEAEALKARAALALARQDRGHTVVRAPIAGVVGNRQVQVGDFVQPGTRLLSVVPVRAIYVVANFKETQTHAMRPGQKAEVYVDALGETLAGTVDSLAPGSGSEFTLLPFEPGSGNFTKIVQRVGVRIRLDPGQAALAQLRPGLSVTAKVRLRN